Sequence from the Microbacterium dextranolyticum genome:
GCGCCGAGGGTCTGGGAGACGGTCCCGATCTGGTTCGGCTTGATCAGTGCCGCGTTCGTCAGCTGCTGCTCGCCGCCGTCGCGGATCCGCTGTGGGTCGGTGACGTAGAGGTCGTCGCCGACGATCTGGATCCGGTCGCCGAGCGCCGCTTGCATGCGGCGGAACCCCTCATGGTCGTCTTCCGCGAACCCGTCTTCGATGCTCCGGATCGGATACGTGTCGATGAGGTGCCGGTAGTAGTCGACCAGCCCGTCCCGGTCGAGGCTGTCGTTGAGCACCCGGTAGGAGCCGTCGCCCTGGGAGAACTCGTTCGCGGCCGGATCGAGCGCGATCGCCACCTGATCGACGCCCGGCTCGTAGCCGGCGGTACGGATCGCGTCGACGAGCAGGTCGAGCGCTTCCTCGGGCGCAGCGATCGACGGTGCGAAACCGCCCTCGTCGCCGAGGCCGAGGCTGCCGAACCGGTCCCGAACCAGCGCCGCGAGAGCGTGGTACACGTCTGCGCCGATTCGGACGGCGTCTGCCATCGAGCCTGCGTTGACGGGAGCGATCATGAACTCCTGGAAGTCCAGCTCGTTCGCTGCGTGCGCGCCGCCGTTGAGGACGTTGAAGTGCGGGACCGGCATCCGCGGCGTCGAGCCGGTGATCTCAGCGATCCACTGCCAGAGCGGGAGGTCCGCGGCATGGGCGAGGGCCCTGGATGCGGCGATCGAGGTGGCGACAACGCTGTTCGCGCCGAGCCGGCGGTACCCGGTGGTGCCGTCGAGTTCGGCAAGGGCGGCGTCGATCTGCCCGATCGCCGACCACGACCGGCCGGTGAGGAGCCCTGAGATGTCGGTGTCGATCAGGTGGAGCGCCTGGGTGACGTCGCGGCCGCCGAACGCGGAACCGCCGTCGCGGAGCTCGACGGCTTCGTGGGCGCCGGTGGATGCGCCCGCGGGGGCGTCCCCGGTGACGGTGCGGCCGTCGTCGAGCTCGAGGGACACGCGGACGGTCGGGTAGCCGCGGGAGTCGAGGATGCGGGCGCCGTGGACGGCGTCGATGGTGACGGGGTGGTCGTGGTGGGTGACGTACTCACCCTGATGGGCTCCGTGGTGGTGGATGCCGCTGATGTAGTCGTTCATGGTGACGCTCCTTCGGTTCGGTTCGGGTCATGCGTCGAGCTGGTCTGTGGTTGGAAGGGGAAGCCGCGGGGAGGCGGAGGGACGACCTGCTGGCGATCACTCAGCGCCAGTGCCTCCCCGCGGCAGTCTGTGGACCCGTGGGTCACGGGTGTCGGGTGTGGGCGTTCTGTGCGGTGCGGATGACGGCTTCGGCAGCAGCACGGTCGGCCCACCCGTTGGTGGTGACGTGCTTGCCGTGCTCGATCTCCTTGTAGTGGGCGAAGAAGTGCTCGACCTCCGCCAGCGTGTGTTCCGGCACATCGGTGATGTCCCGCAGCTGCGCGAAGCGGTCGTCGCCAGCGGGAACGGTGAGGATCTTGTCGTCGCCGCCGTTCTCGTCGACCATGCGCAGCATCCCGACCGGCCGGACCGTGATGACGACGCCGGGGAACGTGGGACGGGGCAGGAGCACCAGGGCGTCGAGGGGGTCGCCGTCATCGCCGAGGGTGTTGTCGATGGAGCCGTAGTCCTGGGGGAACACCATGCTGGTGAACACCGCCCGGTCGAGCCGGATCCGGCCGGTGGTGTGGTCGACCTCGTACTTGTTGCCGCTGCCGCGGGGAATCTCGATCGTGACGTCGAACAGCATGGGTACCTCCGGTGCTGGAGCGGGTGTGTGGTCAGTGAGTGGGGTGGTCACAGGGTGCCGCCGAGGAGGATGCCGGCGGTCGCGGCGGCGACGGAGACGACGAGCATTCCGAGACCGTTGATCGCGGCGGCGGTGATCCGTCCGCTGCGGGCGAGGCGGACGGTTTCGAAGCTGGCGGTGCTGAACGTGGTGTAGCCGCCCATCACCCCGGTGCCGAGGACCGCGACCGGCACCGCGCCGAGGTGCGTGGCGGCGCCGACGATGATCCCCAGCAGCAGCGACCCGGTGATGTTGATCGTCAGCGTGCCGACGGGGAGCCGGAACTCCCGGCCGGTGTTGATCAGCCCGTCGAGGAGGAACCGACCGGCAGCGCCGGCACCGCCACCGAGGGCGACGACGACGATGAGGGCGGCGTTCATGCTTCCTCCGTTCGGGGACGGAACCAGCCGGCGACGACGAGACCGCAGGCGGTCGCGATCGCGCCGGATAGGACAGTGAGGAGCGCGTAGCCGGTGCCAGCGAGGCCGTGGCCGTCGAGGAACATGGCGGCGGTGGACTCGGCGAGGGTGCTGTAGGTGGTGAACCCGCCGAGGACCCCTGTCCCGAGGAGCAGCCGCAGCACCCTCCGGCGACCGGCATCGGGCCCACGGTGCGCGAGCGCTTCCAACAGCACACCGAGGGCCAGCGCCCCGGTGATGTTGATCCAGAAGATCGACCAACTCACCCCGCCATCGGCAGGGAGCACGCTACTGATGACGTCGCGGAGGGCAGTACCGCCGGCCCCACCGACGGCGACGAGGCCGACGTACCGCCACCGCAGATGCACCGGCCGCATGGTCGTTGCCGGGTCGGAGACGTCGACGTCCGGGTCGGGAGGGAGCTGGTCGTCGGGCATCGGGGTGTCCGTTCGGGTGGTCATGTTCCGCCTTCTGCCGCGACCAGCGCCGCGGCGTGCTGTGCTGCTACCGGATCCAGGAACGCCCCACCCCGCGGGACGAGAGCACCCGTCGGGGCGAGGTGGTACTGCACGGGTTGCCCGGTCGGCAGGTTGAGCTGCTCGAGCTCCGGGTCGGTGAGGTCGTCGATGCATGCGCAGAGTGCGCGGAGCGAGTTCCCGTGCGCGACGACGAGGACGCTCCGCCCTGACCGCACCATCGGCAGGAGCCGGTCGTGCAAGACGGGGCGGACCCGCTTGATGACGTCCGAGAGTGCCTCGGTGCGTCGGAGGGCGCCGTCGGGCAGGCCGCGCAGCGCGGAGCTCGACCGCAGTTCCTCCCACAGGTGCAGCGACATCGGTGGCGGTGTGCCGGTACGGGACCTGCGGAGCCGCACGTACTCGTCGTCACCGAGCATCCGACGGGCGTCGGTCTTCGTCATCCCGGTCAGGGCACCGTAGTTGCGTTCGTTGAGCTGCCACACCGCTTCCGTGGGCAGCTGTGTCCCGAGGGCGTCGCAGACCAGTTCGGCGGTGCGGACGGCACGGCGCAATGTGGAGGTGACCACGACGTCCGGCGTGATGTGGTTCGACCGGAGGAGCTGTCCGGCTGCGGATGCTTGCCGTTCGCCGCGGTGCGTGAGCGGGACGTCGAGGAGCCCGGTGAAGGTGCCGGCTTCGTTCGCGGTGCTCTCCCCATGCCGCAGGAGCGTCAGCATGCCCGTCACGGGGCTTCCGACGGGAGGAGGACGGTGGCGCCGACCGGGTCGTGCGGGACGACCAGTATCGGCCGGTGCTGCTGATGCGTCAGGTGCGCGGCGACGGACCCGGTGAGCAGTTCCGCTATCCGGCGTCGGCCAGCCTGGGATCCGACGACGATCATCACCGCGTCACGTTCCTCAGCCACCGCAGCGAGTGCGTGACTCGGGTCCCCGACGCGGGAGACGAAGTCCACGTCGACCGATCGCGCCGCAGCAAGATCTCTGATGACCCGCATGTCTTCGTCGGGGAGCTGCTGCGGGTCGCTGTCCGCCGTGTCCGGGTCGATCGGTTCGATGATCTCCGACCCGTCCGCACGCACCCCCGCTGACAGCAGCGCCGGATCGACGACCACACACACCAGGCGGGCGCTGAAGCGTTCAGCGACGGCAGCCGCGACACCGACGACGTCGTGCCCCTGCCCGGACTGCACACCGACCACGACAACACCGGCAGTGCTCGACTCGACCATGACATCTCCCTACCTCAGGCGCACAGAAGCGCAACCAGCTGAGATAGGGACTGTTGTCGACGAGTGTCGAGGTTGGGTCCGGCAAGCCCCACTGCCGGGTCCGAAGACACCACCAGTATGCACCCACCACCCCATGCCCGCACCGACGATCTTCCGCACCTCGAGAACCGGTCCGCTTCGTGACGCGGGACGACAGGGAGAGAAGCTTGAAGGGCGACACTGAGCGGAGCTGCTCACACGCTGGGCTGCGCTGGGTCGCAGTGGGCATGTCCCGAAAACTGCTGCTTCGGGATGCTCGGAGCGACACTTCCTGGGACATGCCCCGCCGAAAAGGGGACATGGCCTGCCGCAAGTGGGACATGCTCTGTGATCAGGGCGGGCGAGCCGTCGGGTGGCAGGGGCAGGCCGCGGTCGGTCCATCGGGGTCGCGCATGTCCCGAAAACTGCTGTTCCTGGGTGCCTGAAGCGACACTTCCTGGGACATGCTCCGCCGAAAAGGGGACATGGCTGGCCGGAAAGGGGACATGCCCCGCTCAGTGGTGGGCAGGCCCCGCCTTCGTCGGCGAGCGGGCCGGCGGCGGGGCCGGGCGCGGGCAGCCCACCCGGGGCAGCCATGTCCCGATAACTGCTGATTCTGGGTGTTCGGACAGGTACTTTTTGGGACATGTCCCGCCGAAAAGGGGACATGCCCTGTAAAAAGGGAACATGGCCTGCGGAGCGCAGCAGCGGTGGCGGTGGGGCGGGGTCAGCGGCAGCTGTCGACGAATGTCTCGTCGGACAGGGCCGTCACCAGATGCTCGGCCGACGGCCAGAACTTCGCGTAGTGGTCGGGGTCGCGGTTGATCTGCACGCGGTGGGCGATGTCGGTGGGTTCGAGCGTCGACCGCTCGGGTTCGGGCACGTCGGCGATCATGGCCCGGTAGAACAGGGCCGCCGCGGTGGCGGGGTCGAGACGCTGCTCGCGGGTACCCCAGCCGTTCTGCTGTTGGAACAGGCCGAGCGAGGTCGTCGCAGTCCCGTCGGGATTGGTGACACCGCTCGTCTCCCAGTCGCCGTAGTCGAGGTTCCGCAGGCTGGACTCGCCCATCGCGGTCATGACGGCGATGGCCTGGTCGCGAATCGGCAGGCCGTCGGCCCGCCCCACGGCCATGATCGTGCGGGCATTGTCGAGCTGTGCTGCGTCGTACGCGGTGAAGACCTCGCAGCGAGCGGCGGCAGCGGATGCCTGCGCGAGCGCGATCACGCCGACCACTGCCGCGACGGCGAGGACCGCGCCGATGGCCAGCGCGACGGCGCGGCGGGCACGGAGCACGCGCCGCCGACGTGCGGACGGCCTACGGCGAGGCGCGCGGCGACCGGCCGCGGAAGGCCGTCGGCGTCTCGTGCCCGCTGTGCTCACCGCGGCATCCTGTCACGCGCGGCTGGCGATCCGCCCAACGGCCGAGCGCCGCGCACGAACGCAGGGTGAGCGCGGGGCGCAGGGGGTACGAACGCAAGGTGAGCGCGGGGCGCAAGGGTAGGGGTGCGCCGGACGGGTGCAGGTGGACAGCGGGCGCGGAGCACCAACTCAGACGGGAGAGCCCGGGGCGCAGAGGGTACGAACGCAAGGTGAGCGCGGGGCGCAGGGGTGCGAGCCCGAGGGGCGGGTGCAGGGGACGGATGCAAGGGGCGAGCGCGGAGCACCAGCCCAGATGTGCGAGCGCGGGGCACGAGCCCGGACGGGCGAGCGCGGGGCACCAGTGCGGACGGGCGGGCGCAGGGGCAAGCGTCGAGCACGAGCGCAAGGTAAGCCTGCACAGGCGTGGGGGCGCCCGTTCGGGCGGGCGCCCCCACCGGCGCGTCAGCCGGTGATCCGGTGCCGGCGGCGCAGAATAACTCCGGCGGCGATCAGCAGCGAGGCGAGTGCGCCGAGCACGAGCCACGGCGTCGCGTCGCCGCCCGATCGGGCGAGCGAGGTCGCGCTGGCGGCGTCGGAGCTCCCGGCACCGGCCGATGTGCCCGAGCCTGTCCCCGCCGAGCCCGTACCCGCGCCCGGGTCGACCGACGGCGCGGTGACCGTCGGGGTGAA
This genomic interval carries:
- a CDS encoding 2,3-bisphosphoglycerate-dependent phosphoglycerate mutase, with translation MLTLLRHGESTANEAGTFTGLLDVPLTHRGERQASAAGQLLRSNHITPDVVVTSTLRRAVRTAELVCDALGTQLPTEAVWQLNERNYGALTGMTKTDARRMLGDDEYVRLRRSRTGTPPPMSLHLWEELRSSSALRGLPDGALRRTEALSDVIKRVRPVLHDRLLPMVRSGRSVLVVAHGNSLRALCACIDDLTDPELEQLNLPTGQPVQYHLAPTGALVPRGGAFLDPVAAQHAAALVAAEGGT
- a CDS encoding peptidase M23 produces the protein MLRARRAVALAIGAVLAVAAVVGVIALAQASAAAARCEVFTAYDAAQLDNARTIMAVGRADGLPIRDQAIAVMTAMGESSLRNLDYGDWETSGVTNPDGTATTSLGLFQQQNGWGTREQRLDPATAAALFYRAMIADVPEPERSTLEPTDIAHRVQINRDPDHYAKFWPSAEHLVTALSDETFVDSCR
- the eno gene encoding phosphopyruvate hydratase, giving the protein MNDYISGIHHHGAHQGEYVTHHDHPVTIDAVHGARILDSRGYPTVRVSLELDDGRTVTGDAPAGASTGAHEAVELRDGGSAFGGRDVTQALHLIDTDISGLLTGRSWSAIGQIDAALAELDGTTGYRRLGANSVVATSIAASRALAHAADLPLWQWIAEITGSTPRMPVPHFNVLNGGAHAANELDFQEFMIAPVNAGSMADAVRIGADVYHALAALVRDRFGSLGLGDEGGFAPSIAAPEEALDLLVDAIRTAGYEPGVDQVAIALDPAANEFSQGDGSYRVLNDSLDRDGLVDYYRHLIDTYPIRSIEDGFAEDDHEGFRRMQAALGDRIQIVGDDLYVTDPQRIRDGGEQQLTNAALIKPNQIGTVSQTLGAIATAKSIGMASMVSHRSGETTDTFIADLVVGTGTGQIKSGAPGRGERVAKYNRLTEIAEQHPELPYGLI
- a CDS encoding universal stress protein, whose protein sequence is MVESSTAGVVVVGVQSGQGHDVVGVAAAVAERFSARLVCVVVDPALLSAGVRADGSEIIEPIDPDTADSDPQQLPDEDMRVIRDLAAARSVDVDFVSRVGDPSHALAAVAEERDAVMIVVGSQAGRRRIAELLTGSVAAHLTHQQHRPILVVPHDPVGATVLLPSEAP
- a CDS encoding fluoride efflux transporter FluC; translated protein: MTTRTDTPMPDDQLPPDPDVDVSDPATTMRPVHLRWRYVGLVAVGGAGGTALRDVISSVLPADGGVSWSIFWINITGALALGVLLEALAHRGPDAGRRRVLRLLLGTGVLGGFTTYSTLAESTAAMFLDGHGLAGTGYALLTVLSGAIATACGLVVAGWFRPRTEEA
- a CDS encoding inorganic diphosphatase; the protein is MLFDVTIEIPRGSGNKYEVDHTTGRIRLDRAVFTSMVFPQDYGSIDNTLGDDGDPLDALVLLPRPTFPGVVITVRPVGMLRMVDENGGDDKILTVPAGDDRFAQLRDITDVPEHTLAEVEHFFAHYKEIEHGKHVTTNGWADRAAAEAVIRTAQNAHTRHP
- a CDS encoding fluoride efflux transporter FluC codes for the protein MNAALIVVVALGGGAGAAGRFLLDGLINTGREFRLPVGTLTINITGSLLLGIIVGAATHLGAVPVAVLGTGVMGGYTTFSTASFETVRLARSGRITAAAINGLGMLVVSVAAATAGILLGGTL